Below is a genomic region from Deinococcus misasensis DSM 22328.
TCTTGAGGGGAGGATGGATCCCGCCTCGCTGTCGCTTTCTTCGCAAAAAGAAGTCTTGTACATTCTGGGCATCGACACGAGTTGCGATGACACAGGAGTGGGCATCGTGCGTGTTCAGAACGGGGTTCCAGAGGTGCTGGCCAATGCCCTCTGGTCCCAGAAGGTGCACCGCCAGTATGGTGGGGTCATGCCCGAGGTGGCTTCCCGTGAGCACGTGGAGCGCATTGATGCGATTCTGGAAGATGCCCTGGTTCAGGCTGGAATCTCGCTGTCAGACATCACTGCGGTTGCTGCCACCCGAGGACCCGGCTTGGTGGGTGCCTTGCTGGTCGGTTTGACCTATGGCAAAGGATTGGCGCAGGGTCTGGGTGTGCCATTTTATGCCATGCACCATCTGGAAGGCCACATTCAGGCCGCAGTGTCCGAACATCCTGATTTGCCGTTTCCCCATCTGGCTCTGGTGGTCTCTGGAGGGCACACCCACCTGTTCAAGGTCAATGCTCCCGGCCAGTATGAACTGGTGGGAGCCACCCGCGATGATGCTGCCGGAGAGGCTTTTGACAAAGTGGCCCGCATGCTGGGTCTGGGTTACCCCGGAGGACCTGCCATCAGCAAAGCCGCTGAAAGGGGAGACCCCAGAGGGGTCGAATTGCCCCGTCCTCTGCTGGGTCAGAAGGCTTTTGATTTTTCTTTCTCTGGCATCAAAACCGCCTGTCTGCTGGCCGTCAAAGCGGGTGTGAATCCCGAGAATCTGGCGGCCAGTTTTCAATTCCGGGTGGTGGAGTCTCTGGTTCAGACCACCAAAAGGGCAGCCAAAGCTCTGGGCATCCGGCATGTGGTGGTTTCTGGTGGAGTTGCTGCAAATCGGGCACTGCGTGAAGCTTTTGGCCAGAGTGGTTTGCGAAGTCACTTTCCTCCCATGCACCTCAACACCGATAATGGAGCGATGATTGCCCTTGCAGCAGTCAAA
It encodes:
- the tsaD gene encoding tRNA (adenosine(37)-N6)-threonylcarbamoyltransferase complex transferase subunit TsaD, whose product is MDPASLSLSSQKEVLYILGIDTSCDDTGVGIVRVQNGVPEVLANALWSQKVHRQYGGVMPEVASREHVERIDAILEDALVQAGISLSDITAVAATRGPGLVGALLVGLTYGKGLAQGLGVPFYAMHHLEGHIQAAVSEHPDLPFPHLALVVSGGHTHLFKVNAPGQYELVGATRDDAAGEAFDKVARMLGLGYPGGPAISKAAERGDPRGVELPRPLLGQKAFDFSFSGIKTACLLAVKAGVNPENLAASFQFRVVESLVQTTKRAAKALGIRHVVVSGGVAANRALREAFGQSGLRSHFPPMHLNTDNGAMIALAAVKKALKGEQHSDWESEAEAYLPLVQAAH